Proteins encoded by one window of Streptomyces uncialis:
- a CDS encoding helix-turn-helix transcriptional regulator, which produces MLETSARLLRLLGLMQSHRDWPGARLAERLGVSARTVRRDVDKLRSLGYPIHAIGGVGGGYQLAAGKALPPLLLDDEEAVAVAVGLRTAAGGAVTGIAETSVRALAKLDQVLPSRLRHQVGSLSAALVTLPSPGPTVDPSILVTLATAVRDHTRLRFDYVSHEGSDSVRDVEPYRLLHTGRRWYLFGWDTGRADWRTFRTDRLTLRTPAGPRFTPRSLPAEDLSHYLALGITTQPHRYQAVLTMHGSAEAVADEVPPTLGVIEPVDEHSCVLRVGSDSLDQLAVWTAAFGFDFDIHEPPELITHIRALTQRLGRAAWPDGPVSPAGSPRDPGRTTGGPAADARSRTRPGAAGS; this is translated from the coding sequence ATGCTGGAGACGTCCGCCCGACTGCTGCGACTGCTCGGGCTGATGCAGAGCCACCGCGACTGGCCCGGGGCACGACTCGCCGAACGGCTCGGGGTCAGCGCCCGGACCGTCCGCCGCGACGTCGACAAGCTGCGGTCCCTGGGCTACCCGATCCACGCGATCGGCGGGGTGGGCGGCGGCTACCAGCTCGCCGCGGGCAAGGCACTGCCCCCGCTGCTGCTGGACGACGAGGAGGCCGTCGCCGTGGCCGTGGGGCTGCGGACCGCCGCGGGCGGCGCGGTCACCGGGATCGCCGAGACCTCCGTCCGGGCGCTGGCCAAACTCGACCAGGTGCTGCCTTCCCGGCTCCGCCACCAGGTGGGTTCGCTCAGCGCCGCCCTGGTCACCCTGCCCTCACCGGGTCCCACCGTCGATCCGTCCATCCTCGTCACCCTGGCCACCGCGGTACGGGACCACACACGGCTGCGCTTCGACTACGTCTCCCACGAGGGCTCCGACTCCGTCCGGGACGTGGAGCCCTACCGGCTGCTGCACACCGGCCGCCGCTGGTACCTCTTCGGCTGGGACACCGGCCGGGCCGACTGGCGGACCTTCCGCACCGACCGGCTCACCCTGCGCACCCCGGCGGGCCCCCGCTTCACCCCGCGGTCCCTGCCCGCCGAGGACCTGTCCCACTATCTGGCCCTCGGCATCACCACCCAGCCGCACCGCTACCAGGCGGTACTGACCATGCACGGCTCCGCCGAGGCCGTCGCGGACGAGGTGCCGCCCACCCTCGGGGTCATCGAGCCCGTGGACGAGCACAGCTGCGTCCTGCGCGTCGGCTCCGACAGCCTCGACCAGCTCGCCGTCTGGACCGCGGCCTTCGGGTTCGACTTCGACATCCACGAACCGCCCGAGCTGATCACCCACATCCGCGCCCTGACCCAACGCCTCGGACGTGCCGCGTGGCCGGACGGGCCGGTCAGTCCAGCAGGGTCGCCGCGTGATCCGGGACGTACGACTGGAGGTCCCGCGGCGGACGCTCGTAGCCGGACGCGGCCGGGCGCGGCGGGATCGTGA
- a CDS encoding NAD(P)H-binding protein, with protein MTVLVTGATGKVGRPLVDELLAAGHRVRALTRSPRAADLPDGVEVVAGNLTDPAGLAGVFDGVTAAHLITFDGAGFAPLTSGPEIVALAREAGVRRVTVLKGDVARSPLEEAVDAGGLEWTFLAPVEFMSNTLEWADPVRTEGVVREGFPEARSAMIHDADIAAVAAVALTTDGHAGQEYWLTGPQAFTAPEKVATITEVLGREVRYEELSEDEIVARWRDSGYTAEDIGFFLAMRTDPPAAGYTVLPTVEKVTGRPARTFAQWVRENAGAFGG; from the coding sequence ATGACCGTTCTCGTGACCGGCGCCACCGGCAAGGTCGGCCGTCCGCTCGTCGACGAGCTGCTCGCCGCCGGGCACCGGGTCCGCGCCCTGACCCGCTCGCCCCGGGCGGCGGATCTGCCGGACGGCGTCGAGGTGGTGGCCGGGAACCTCACGGACCCGGCTGGGCTCGCCGGGGTCTTCGACGGGGTGACGGCCGCGCATCTGATCACCTTCGACGGCGCCGGGTTCGCACCGCTGACGAGCGGTCCGGAGATCGTCGCGCTGGCCCGGGAGGCCGGGGTCCGACGGGTGACGGTGCTGAAGGGCGATGTGGCCCGCAGTCCGCTGGAGGAGGCGGTCGACGCCGGTGGGCTGGAGTGGACGTTCCTCGCCCCGGTGGAGTTCATGTCCAACACGCTGGAGTGGGCGGACCCGGTGCGTACGGAGGGTGTGGTCCGGGAGGGCTTCCCCGAGGCGCGCAGCGCGATGATCCACGACGCCGACATCGCCGCGGTGGCCGCGGTCGCGCTGACCACCGACGGTCACGCGGGTCAGGAGTACTGGCTGACCGGCCCGCAGGCGTTCACAGCCCCGGAGAAGGTCGCGACGATCACGGAGGTGCTGGGCCGCGAGGTCCGGTACGAGGAGCTGTCCGAGGACGAGATCGTGGCGCGGTGGCGTGACTCGGGGTACACGGCCGAGGACATCGGCTTCTTCCTGGCCATGCGGACCGACCCGCCGGCCGCGGGGTACACGGTGCTGCCGACCGTGGAGAAGGTCACGGGGCGGCCCGCGCGGACGTTCGCCCAGTGGGTACGGGAGAACGCGGGCGCGTTCGGCGGCTGA
- the lysA gene encoding diaminopimelate decarboxylase translates to MTSAIDPELLPLTSAYGPRGLTVGDVALTELAARFGTPLFVYDEEHLRRRCREAVAAFGRDGVAYASKAFLCTAMARLAHEEGLLLDVASGGELRVALRAGVPADRIVLHGNNKDEAELRTALTAGVRHLVVDSFDEMDRIERLHRAEGLPPAPVQLRVAPGVAAGAHEAIRTGGLDSKFGFGLADGSALAAVRRASASPAVRFEGIHAHVGSQVLDTTELAAGAAAVARFAAGTDAARLTVGGGLGVAYESGQRAPSFARWAAAVRDAVRGAGWSGAVTVEPGRSVTARAGMTLYRVGTIKHIAGVRTYVSVDGGMSDNPRPALYASRYEAFLPRCPGAARPLRARLVGKHCESGDVVIDDAALPADLRVGDLLATPVTGAYGYAMASNYNKLPRPAVVFVRDGHARLVVRRETEEDLLRLDVPGPAAVPGAAYLASAGATAHGLPVEPVAMPGAGSA, encoded by the coding sequence ATGACGTCAGCGATCGACCCGGAACTGCTGCCCCTGACCTCGGCGTACGGCCCCCGGGGGCTGACCGTCGGCGACGTGGCGCTGACCGAACTGGCCGCACGGTTCGGGACACCGCTGTTCGTCTACGACGAGGAGCATCTGCGCCGCCGCTGCCGGGAGGCCGTGGCCGCGTTCGGCCGGGACGGCGTCGCCTACGCCTCCAAGGCGTTCCTGTGCACGGCGATGGCCCGGCTCGCCCATGAGGAAGGGCTGCTGCTCGACGTCGCGTCCGGCGGGGAGCTGCGGGTGGCGCTGCGCGCCGGGGTACCGGCCGACCGGATCGTGCTGCACGGCAACAACAAGGACGAGGCGGAGCTGCGGACCGCGCTGACCGCCGGGGTCCGGCACCTCGTCGTCGACAGCTTCGACGAAATGGACCGGATCGAGCGGCTGCATCGGGCCGAGGGACTGCCCCCGGCCCCCGTGCAGCTGCGGGTGGCGCCCGGGGTCGCGGCCGGGGCGCACGAGGCGATCCGGACCGGCGGCCTGGACTCGAAGTTCGGCTTCGGTCTCGCCGACGGCTCGGCCCTGGCCGCCGTACGGCGCGCGTCGGCGTCCCCGGCCGTGCGCTTCGAGGGAATCCACGCCCATGTCGGCTCACAGGTGCTCGACACCACGGAACTCGCGGCGGGCGCGGCGGCCGTCGCCCGGTTCGCCGCCGGGACGGACGCGGCCCGGCTCACCGTCGGCGGGGGCCTCGGGGTCGCGTACGAGAGCGGACAGCGGGCGCCGTCGTTCGCGCGGTGGGCCGCGGCGGTACGGGACGCGGTACGCGGCGCGGGCTGGTCCGGCGCGGTGACCGTGGAACCGGGCCGGTCGGTCACGGCCCGCGCGGGCATGACCCTGTACCGGGTCGGCACCATCAAGCACATCGCGGGTGTCCGCACCTACGTCAGCGTCGACGGCGGGATGAGCGACAACCCGCGTCCGGCGCTCTACGCCAGCCGCTACGAGGCGTTCCTGCCGCGCTGCCCCGGAGCGGCGCGGCCCCTGCGGGCCCGGCTCGTGGGCAAGCACTGCGAGAGCGGGGACGTCGTCATCGACGACGCCGCCCTGCCCGCCGATCTGCGGGTGGGTGATCTGCTGGCGACCCCGGTGACCGGCGCGTACGGGTACGCGATGGCGTCCAACTACAACAAGCTCCCGCGCCCGGCCGTGGTCTTCGTCCGGGACGGGCACGCACGGCTCGTGGTGCGCCGTGAGACGGAGGAGGACCTGCTGCGCCTCGATGTCCCGGGACCGGCGGCGGTGCCCGGGGCGGCATACCTCGCGTCGGCGGGGGCGACTGCGCACGGGCTGCCCGTGGAACCGGTCGCGATGCCCGGCGCGGGCAGCGCTTAG